From one Plasmodium malariae genome assembly, chromosome: 12 genomic stretch:
- the PmUG01_12018900 gene encoding dynactin subunit 2, putative produces METSTERKLKTHSDDSEHFEQSDNSKQHEQDNLSVKREEYESEQPEQHEQPEQHEQHERNLKSEYAKNGFENNVEKEIHASFGNTTTNENEERNKGITRIVNEKQKEDNIPLNSLENEKNSKIIISSTCDDYLADKKLLYNVKLKSKKIEQKSGSKLFEVENISDYIKKEDIHMNRSRKLTKENLKLNMRDFFFTSQEKDVYEYVPDTSSYTLCHNDPNELYKDVVTMNKHFLDEINVNIYSSPLDTYLSSMLTTADNSKVKQNKNSLEYGSEIMNNKYGITDENKSLILDETCTNKAIYSYEFYKNKIFKHYNNNGIVVDVDPSKLRYNNSSKYEYNQNMHSYLDDPLSYLQKLKCEVEDIILYINDITRMRKEQTNPININNKLDDEELAEHEKILKQILHNREAPEILMELFSLKNDISNMLNDDTLKKLFKTEKDERVSMEKYATTYDYCKDARILFETLKRWQDNNLNWDDEDKRNNEDTKKGDNLRVSNSEQFDIYTLTNAQEKDVQVTDLLMLERKISNIEKVLGIDKISMLPYDDLNHAILDLYNKLSLLDSNKLESVKKKMQNLQSEFLNLKKFKKDLLNISKERGNYEESIDELFKILDIWKKTHHIIPNILTRLHQLKKIHDNAQSFSSRIEEKQQAKLDETLNLAEKNIKLLNCKIDENVNLLQDTLKKIQSEVSPSNNN; encoded by the exons ATGGAAACATCAACGGAaaggaaattaaaaacaCACAGTGATGATAGCGAGCATTTTGAGCAAAGTGATAATAGTAAGCAACATGAACAAGACAATCTATCAGTAAAACGAGAAGAATATGAATCTGAACAGCCTGAACAGCATGAACAACCTGAGCAACATGAACAACATGAACGGAACCTAAAATCGGAATACGCAAAAAACGGCTTCGAAAACAACGTGGAAAAAGAGATTCATGCTTCTTTCGGAAATACAACGACTAATGAGAATGAAGAACGAAATAAAGGCATTACCAGGAttgtaaatgaaaaacaaaaagaagaTAATATACCGTTAAATTCATTagagaatgaaaaaaatagtaaaattattatttcaagTACATGTGACGATTATCTAGCAGATAAGAAGCTATTGTACAATGTAAAgttaaaaagcaaaaaaattgAGCAAAAAAGTGGAAGTAAATTATTTGAAGTGGAAAATATATCAgactatataaaaaaagaagatattcATATGAACAGAAGTAGAAAATTAACAAAGGAAAACTTAAAACTAAACATGagagattttttttttacctcaCAAGAAAAAGATGTTTATGAATATGTTCCAGATACATCTAGTTATACATTATGTCATAATGATCCAAATGAATTATACAAAGATGTAGTTACGATGAATAAGCATTTTTTAGATGaaataaatgttaatatatattcctctCCTTTAGATACGTACCTATCAAGTATGTTAACAACAGCAGATAATTCTAaagttaaacaaaataaaaattcgtTGGAATATGGGTCcgaaataatgaataataaatatggaaTAACAGACGAAAATAAAAGCCTCATTTTAGACGAAACATGCACTAATAAAGCTATATATTCTTacgaattttataaaaataaaatttttaagcaCTACAATAATAACGGTATTGTTGTAGATGTTGATCCTTCGAAATTAAGGTATAACAATTCGAGTAAGTATGAGTATAACCAGAACATGCATAGCTATTTAGACGATCCTTTATCTTATTTACAAAAGTTAAAATGTGAAGTGGaggatattatattatatattaacgaCATAACAAGAATGCGAAAAGAACAAACAAACCccataaacataaataataaactaGATGACGAAGAGCTAGCagaacatgaaaaaatacttaaacaaattttacataataggGAAGCACCCGAAATACTAATGGAACtgttttctttaaaaaacgATATAAGCAATATGTTAAATGATGATACGCTTAAAAAACTATTTAAAACGGAAAAAGACGAAAGAGTATCTATGGAAAAATATGCCACTACCTATGATTATTGTAAAGACGCTAGGATTCTTTTCGAAACATTGAAGCGTTGGCaggataataatttaaattggGATGATGAAGATAAGCGGAATAATGAAGATACAAAAAAAGGGGATAATCTTAGGGTTTCCAATTCCGAAcaatttgatatatatactctTACAAATGCGCAGGAAAAAGATGTTCAGGTAACGGATTTATTAATGctagaaagaaaaatttcaaatattGAAAAGGTTTTAGGTATTGATAAAATATCTATGCTTCCATATGATGATCTTAACCATGCTATTTtagatttatataataaactaaGTTTGTTAGattcaaataaattagagagcgtaaaaaaaaagatgcaAAATCTTCAGTCCGAATTTCTAAacctaaaaaaatttaaaaaagatctCCTGAACATATCAAAAGAACGAGGAAATTATGAAGAATCAATTGATGAACTTTTTAAGATCTTagatatatggaaaaaaaccCATCACATAATTCCTAATATTTTAACCAGACTTCAtcaattgaaaaaaatacatgatAACGCACAATCGTTCTCCTCAAGGATAGAAG AAAAGCAACAAGCGAAGCTAGACGAGACACTGAATTTGGcagagaaaaatattaaattactgAACTGTAAAATTGATGAAAATGTTAATTTGCTTCAAgacacattaaaaaaaatacaatcaGAAGTTTCCCcttcaaataataattaa